The Rhodothermia bacterium genome segment AAGAGCGGGAGTATAATTTTGCCGAAACCACTGTTTTTTCTTTAGGGATGGGCATTGGTTTTTTTCTCGCGATTGTTGCCCTCGCTGCCGTTCGCGAAAAGTTGCGTTATTCCCACATTCCAGACCCGCTCAAAGGGTTGGGCATTGCCATGATCATCACCGGACTCATGGCAATGGCATTCCTAAGTTTTGCCGGTATTCAATTGTAAAATAAAGTCGCTAAAATCATGTTAACGATTCTTGTTGGTAGTATTGCGGTTTTTTTATTGATCATCCTGATTTTGGTCTTCCTGATCTTAACGGCAAAGGAGAAATTGCTCCCAAGTAAAGATATAAAGATTGTAATCAATGGTAAAACGGATGAACCGATTACCGTAAAGCCGGGTGCTTCCTTGTTGACAACCTTGGCCGAGCAAAAGCTCTTTTTGGCATCAGCTTGTGGTGGTGGTGGCACTTGTGCGATGTGTAAGTGTAAGGTGTTATCAGGTGGGGGTGATGTATTGCCCACCGAGACCAATCACCTTAACCGCCGTCAGGTGGCCGAAAAAGAACGCTTGGCATGTCAGGTCAAGGTGAAAGAAGATATGGAGATTGTGATTCCGGATGAGGTTTTTGGGGTCAAAAAATGGGAATGCACCGTTACTTCTAATGACAACGTATCTACCTACATCAAAGAGTTTGTGGTGAAGCTGCCGGAGGGCGAAACACTTGATTTTGATTCCGGTGGCTATATCCAGTTGGATGTTCCGGAATTGGATTTGGACTTCCAAAAAGCCCTTTATAATATTCCAGATCGTTTCCGTGATGATTACGACAAGTACAAGATTTGGGATTTAAAGCTCAAAACAGACGAGCCAATTTTTCGTGCTTATTCTATGGCCAACCATCCCGCAGAAGGTAACGTGATTATGCTCAACATTCGTTTGGCTACTCCGCCTTGGGATCGTGCCAAAAATGGTTGGAAGGACGTGCCGCCGGGGATTTGTTCTTCCTATGTGTTCTCGCGTAAGCCCGGAGACAAAGTAACCATCAGTGGCCCTTACGGAGAGTTTCACATCAAAGACACCGGAAACGAGATGGTTTATATCGGTGGTGGTGCTGGTATGGCTCCGTTGCGTTCGCAAATCTTCCATCTGTTCCATACCCTCAAAACCGGACGGAAAGTTTCTTATTGGTATGGTGCGCGGAGCAAGCGGGAAATCTTCTATGAAGAACACTTCCGAGCCATCGAGAAAGACTTTCCCAACTTTCAATTTAACATCGCTCTCTCCGAGCCGTTGCCAGAGGACAATTGGACAGGTTACGTAGGATTTATTCACCAAGTGGTCTTGGATCAGTATCTTTCCAAACATGAGGCACCCGAAGACATTGAGTATTACCTCTGTGGCCCGCCCATGATGCTCTCTGCAGTAGATAAAATGTTGGACAGCTTAGGCGTTCCGAAGGAAAAGATTGCTTTCGACGACTTTGGTAGCTAACCTATACCAAACCAGCCAAGCCTGTGTAGAGTTTTTTCCGCACAGGCTTTTTTCTTATAAACACCTTCCTATAAGCCATGAAAAACGTTTTCTTATTCTTTTTTTTATTAGGCTTTGCCGCATGTAAACCACAGAATGTGCCCGTAAACGAGTTGGTAGAACTCAGTGGGGAAGCGCAAGGAACCACGTTCTCCATCCGGTATGCCGATGCCGCACAGCGCGATTTTTCTAAGCCTTTAGACAGCCTTTTTACCGCCGTTAACCAAAGTATGTCCACTTGGGACACCACTTCGGTGATTTCAAGAATCAACCGCGATGAACCCAATGTGGTCATAGATCCTATGTTTGAAGCAGTCTTCCGTAAAAGTTTAGAAGTTGCAGAGAACACCGATGGTGCATTTGATGTTTCGGTAGGGCCTTTGGTGCGGGCATGGGGGTTTGGCTTTAAAAAGGGCGAAACCACGATGCGGCCACATAAAGTGGATAGTTTGCGTGCCTTGATTGGTTACAAAGACCTGATATTATCCGAGAACAAAACCATCCGGAAACGCTCGAACATGCAAATTGACTTTAATGCCATTGCACAAGGCTATACCGTTGATTTGGTAGGTAGGTTTTTAGAAAATAAAGGGATTCAGAACTATATGGTGGAGTTAGGCGGCGAGGTCTTGACCAAGGGCAAAAAGCCTGATGGAACCCTTTGGCGGATTGGGATTGATAAGCCTACGGAAAATGAAGTGGAGGGTCGCCCTTTGCAGGCCATTGTAAACCTAAGCAACAAGGCCCTTTCCACGTCTGGGAGCTATCGCAAGTTTTACATCCGAGACGGGGTAAAGTACTCGCACACTATTGATCCACAAACCGGATACCCCGTCAAGCACAACCTCTTGAGTGTATCGGTGATTGCCGATGACTGTGCAACTTCGGATGCTTACGCAACGGCCTTTATGGTCATGGGCGTCGAGAAAACGTTGGCATTTATCCAAGGGAAACCCTTAGACGTTTATTTAATCTATGGTGATGAGAAGGGAAAACTTCAGGTGAAAATGTCGGATGGATTTAAAAAATACTTGGTGGAATAAGTCCATTTGGATTTGTTCAGTCCGTAAAAGCTGCATCTGCTAATGGGGAATTTTTTTGTTTGCCGATGCCCAAGGGTTCGCAAGGTTATTAACGTAAACTTTGGGTTTGAGGGGCATCAAACCGAATAATGAATACAAATATTCATTATAATTCTTTTAATAACAATGGCTTAGGTACTGTGTCTTGCCTTGTGTTATCGCTCAGGGTTAAAGCCCTTGGTTTTCGTGCCTACTTCTCCGCCCTGATTGACGGCGTTAAACATAACCCGTTCGTTTTTGATAGTTCACCTCCTCTTGCGTCAAACATTTTCAGGGCCACATGCTTTCGGACTTGAAATTAACCCCATGCTTCAGGGTGGGGTTTGGTGGAACTGTACCCAACGTCAGGCCAATTTTTGGATTATTCTCTCGAACCGATCGGCAATTTTGTCCACATGGAAGTGGGCATCGGCATAAGCACGGGCATTCTGCCCAAGTGTTTTCCGTTGTTCGGGATTGTTGTGTAAGGCTAAAATAGCATCGGCCAAGGCATTCGCATCAGTATTGCCCAAGACAACCCCTGTTTGGTGGCGTTCGGTGATTTTAGCGGCCAGATTCACGGTAGGTACTACGAGAATGGAAGGACGTTGGGCGGCAAAAGCAGACCAAACTTTGGAAGGTACACTAAAAATCCCTGCATCCGGTTCCAAAAGTGTGAGCATCACATCCCCCGTTGCCAAAACGTATGGGAAATCCTCGAAGGGCTGGAAAGGTAAGAGTTGCAAGTTATCAAGTCGCCGTTCTGTCTTAACCCGTCGCAAAACATCCACACTTAGTCCTTCCGAAACGACCAGAAAAACAATGTCCTTATGTTCCATCAAGCGTTGTGCCGCTTCAGCAATCAGCATCGGGTTATGCTTAAGGCCCAGTGTTCCGGCATACAAAACCACAAATTTATCTTGCAATTTTAGTTTTTCGGAAAATGGATTTAGATGCGGTAGAACAGGAATCTGTTCAATCGGTGCCCAGTTTGGGATAACGGATATGTTTTCGTCCCGCACGCCCCAATCCGCTATAATGTCCTGAAAATCCTCGGCAATGACCACCACGTGCTGTGAACGTCGGAGCATCGCGGCTTCGATTCGTCCATAATGCCAGCCAATGATCGAACCTACGGGGCCTAATTTGTCGGATAAAATGCTTTTCGTTGCAATACTGATGATGTCTTGTAGCCAAAATACAAACGGAACATCATGATGATTGGCCCAACTTAGAAGTTTTTTTTGTGCCTCAATTGGTGTATTGGACGATAGGATAAGGTTTGGTTGGATGTCATCGCATAGCTTTCTTATGACATCGCCATACGCAGCCTCCTGGAATCTTCTACGAATCAGGTTTCCTTTTTGTACTGGAGGCGTGCCCTCGCCAAGATTAACCACGTTCAAACCCGGAATGTCGCTTGAAAGTGTACCACGTGGGCTTTCAACGGCAGATGTATAGGCATGTGTAACCGGATAACCACGCTTTGCTAATGCACGGCTAAGGTCTATTGGGAAAGCATGTCCGGGATAATCGTGGACAAGGATGTGTGGGCGGGAGGCTGTCATGTAATTTCAAAAATCAACGAACCGTTCTTCCAATGCTTATTTTTGCTAAACTGGTTCGGCATAAAGTGATAACCTGATTAATAATATAGCGCATGAAAATCATTGCAGACGAAAATATCCCGCTTTTATACCAATTCTTCGGAGAGTTGGGGGAGGTCGTTTTGCTTCCGGGAAAAGCCATAACTGCGGATGTGGTACACGATGCAGATGCTCTTTTGGTTCGGAGCGTTACAAAAGTAGATGCCGACCTCCTACAAAAAAGTGCCGTAAAGTTTGTAGCAACAGCAACTGCCGGAACCGATCATGTAGATTTGGAATGGCTACGAGAACGGAAGATTGGCTTTGCTCACGCTCCCGGTTCCAATGCCGAATCGGTGGTAGAATATGTTTTGGGGGCTTTATTACACCTCTGCATCTTTCATGAAACAGAACTTCGGGGCAAAACAGTGGGTGTTATAGGGATTGGGGAGATCGGAAAGCGGCTGGTTCCTCGCTTGGAAGCAATGGGATGTATCGTCCTCCAAAACGATCCACCCCGTGCGTTGACAGAGGCCGGAAATTGGACGAATCTCGAAGACCTGCTGCAACAGTCCGACGTGGTCACTTTTCATGTCCCTATGGTTAAACAAGGGCTTTTTCCAACCCATTATATATTGAACTGCCAAAACTTTCATCTGTTAAAAAAGGGTGCATGGCTTCTTCAGGTGTCGAGAGGCGGTGTTGTTGAAGAGGCGGCGCTAAAAACAGCCGCCGCACAAGGCCAAATTGGTGCTTTTGTGCTAGATGTGTGGGAAAATGAGCCACTCTTCGACCCCGATTTGGCGACGATGGCTAACCTTGCAACACCACACATTGCAGGATATTCATACGACGGAAAGGTAAATGGCACCAAAATGATTTATCAGGCTTTTTTGTCATTTTTCAAAATCCCACACGTCTCAATGATGATTCCTACCATCCTTGCCGCAGAAAATTTTACCCACGACCTTCCAATAAGGGGATTTACTGAAATCCAGTATTTACAAATGTTAACACAAAAAATGTATCCTATTTTAGAGGATGATAAGCGCTTTCGGGAATTGTTAGGGATGCAGCCCGAACAAAGATCATCTGCATTTCATAAATTACGCAAGAACTACCCCGTCCGGTATGCTTTTAGCCATTATACCCTCGCCACCACAACGCCAGTCCTTTGGCAGAACGCCATAGCAAAAGGTTTGTGCGTGAGAACACCGGACCTGCCCACCTAAAATTCAAAAACTTATACCCCCCTATGGGCATTTTGTAATAAACGAAAGCCATACTTTTGACCTCTAAAGCTGAGAACACGAACATTGCGCATTTCTTTTCGCCAATTTCGGCATGAAATTTTCAGTTAATCCAAGAACAAAGCATGTGCATTCGTTTGTCTCATTCGGAATACCCACCCCGTTCTATGCTATGAAAAAACATATTTTTACCACATTACTTTGGGTTTTGGGACTATGGCTTATAGAGGCCAGATCGGTACAAGCACAGACCCACTTTACGGGCTGCAAGTCTAACCTGCGCCAAGTTTCGGTTTTGGTCTCCTCCAGTGCCCAATTAGGTGTAAATGGAGCCGGGCTACCGGCAGGGAGCGAAATTGCAGTTTTTACACCAAACGGCGTTTGTGCGGGTGTGGGTGTATGGCAGAATGACCCGACTTCGCTGCTGGAAATCATGGTCTCGGAAGATGCGGACAAATCCGCCACGCCCACGCAAGATGGGATGATCAACGGGGATCTCATGCGGTTCCGAATTTGGGACAAAGCCACCAATGTGGAGTACCCAGAGTCGGCGGTGAAGGCCACTTTTTCTTCCGATCCATCCGGCAATGCAACCTTTAAATACACCTTAGCGCCCTATTTTCTCTCGGCATTGATCGTGATGGAAAATGGTTCCACTTTGGCTTTTTCGAGTACGCCCATTACGGCCTCGACGGAAGGCAGTGCCTATGCTTATGACATCAACACAAGTGGGACATCGGGTACAACACGCACCGTTACCGCCCCTACGCTTCCGGCGTGGCTGACGTTTACCGCAACAGGTAATGGAACCGGAAGACTAACGGGCAATCCTTCGGATGCGCAGGAAGGAAGTCATAACGTCGTTTTGCGGGTCTCTGATGGCTCCACCAGTAAGGAACAAGCCTTTACGATTGTCGTTGCCAATGCTGCGCCCGTTATTTCGTCGCTTACGGGTACGTTTTCCGGTGTTGCGGGTGTGAACCTCTCCTTTTCTGTAAGTGCCACCGACCCCGGTAATGATGCGCTTTCCTATTCTTGGAATCCGGGTGATGGCTCTGGTGCCAGAACGGGTAATGCAAATTTCTCACATTCGTATGCTGCCTCTGGAAAGTACAACCTAAGTGTTACCGTGACGGATGGCGATGGCGGCAGTACAACGCGCACGCAGGAAGTGACCATTGGCAATACCAATTCACCACCGGTGTTTACGAGCAATGCCCCGTTAACCATACAAGAAGGCTCCCCCTATTCCTATTCCATTACCACCAACGACGGCGATAGCGATCCGAGAATAATCACCGCAATCACCAAGCCCGTTTGGCTTACCCTAACCGATAATGGCAACGGAACCGCTACGCTTTCCGGTACACCAAACGGAACCCAAACTGGTGCCGCGAATGTTACACTGCGTGTGCAAGACAACAAAGGCGGAAGTGCCGAGCAATCTTTTACGATTACGGTAAACAATACCGCACCGGTCATCACCAACCTAACGGGCGACTTTACCGGAACCGTTGGTGTAACGATGTCCTTTGCTGGAACAGCCACCGATGCCGGAAATGACCCTTTGGGCTATACGTGGGATTTTGGGGACGGTTCGCCCACGCAAAGTGGATCGCCCCTAACCAATGTCTCTAAAGCCTATACCACTTCTGGCGTTTTTGTGTTAAAACTGACCGTAACCGATGGCAAAGGCGGAACAACTACTCGGACGCAAAACATCACCATAAGCGGCGGTAGCAATAGCGCTCCACGCTTCACCAGTTCGCCTATACTTGCTGCAACCGAAGGTAGCAACTACATTTACACCATCTCCGCCACCGACCCCGACACAGGTGCAGCCCTAACCATTACCGCCATCACCAAACCCGCATGGCTTACACTGACCGCTACGGGAAATGGAACTTCAACCCTCACCGGTTTGCCCTTAGACCTGAACGAAGGCCCCAATGCTGTGGTCTTGCAGGTCTCCGACGGAACGGCAACAGACCGCCAAGCGTTTGAGGTCAATGTTCAAAATGCACCACCTGTGATTTTGGCCTTTACCGGAAACTTCTCTGGTACTGCCGGACAGTCCTTAAGTTTTGTGGGAACCGCAAACGACCCTGGCAACGACGCCCTTACGTATCGGTGGGATTGGGGCGATGGGACACCCGCACAGCAAGCCATTGACCTGAAAAATGTCTCGCATGTCTGGACGGTAGGAGGGACTTATACCTTACGCCTCACCGTCACAGATGCCGACGGCGCTACCGCCACCGATACCCGAACCGTAACCATTGGAACCGTTAATGCGCCGCCCGTCTTCTCCAGCACGCCTACAACCTCGGTGAATGAGGGTAATGCGTATGTCTATAACATAACCACAACAGATGGGAACAATGATGCCCGTACCATTACCGCCAATCAGAAACCAAGTTGGATGACCTTCCGTGACAATGGCGATGGAACAGCTACGCTTACGGGAAATCCCTTAGACCCTGAAGAAGGACGTTATCCTGTAGTGCTAACGGTCGCAGATGGCAAAGGAGGTTCTACTGAACAACGCTTTGAAGTATCCGTTTTGAACATGGCTCCCGTCATTACGTCTTTCACCGGAACGTTTTCTGGCGATGTGGGGGTCTTGCTATCCTTCAAAGGTGCAGCGACAGACGCGGGGAAAGATGAATTGACCTATGCTTGGAATTGGGGAGATGGAACCGCCTCCTCGGCAGGTATAGACCTTACGGATGCCGGACACCGCTATAACAATCCCGGCAGCTATACCTTAACCCTCACCGTTACCGATCCCGACGGTGGACGTGCCATCGAAACGCGCACCGTGGTGGTGGGCATTAGCAATGCACCTACTTTTACCTCCACGCCCATTACAACAGCCACCGAGGGTACGCTTTATACCTATTTGATCACCACAACAGGCGGGAATGGGAATCCGCGCAACATTACAGCAACTTCTAAACCCGCGTGGCTTAACCTATCGGCAACAGGCAATGGAACCGCAACCTTAAGCGGAACACCCATGGATGCCAACGAAGGCACAAACAACATCACCCTCGAACTAACCGATGGCAGTAAAACCACCAAACAAGTTTTTGCGATTAATGTGCTGAATGCAGCGCCAGTGATTGCAAACATTACAGGCGACTTTACGGGACAATCTGGAAAAGAGCTGTCCTACACCGCAGTAGCCACCGATCCAGGTAATGATGCCGTTACCTATGCGTGGAACTTTGGCGACGGGACGCCTACCGGACAAGGCAGCTC includes the following:
- a CDS encoding NADH:ubiquinone reductase (Na(+)-transporting) subunit F produces the protein MLTILVGSIAVFLLIILILVFLILTAKEKLLPSKDIKIVINGKTDEPITVKPGASLLTTLAEQKLFLASACGGGGTCAMCKCKVLSGGGDVLPTETNHLNRRQVAEKERLACQVKVKEDMEIVIPDEVFGVKKWECTVTSNDNVSTYIKEFVVKLPEGETLDFDSGGYIQLDVPELDLDFQKALYNIPDRFRDDYDKYKIWDLKLKTDEPIFRAYSMANHPAEGNVIMLNIRLATPPWDRAKNGWKDVPPGICSSYVFSRKPGDKVTISGPYGEFHIKDTGNEMVYIGGGAGMAPLRSQIFHLFHTLKTGRKVSYWYGARSKREIFYEEHFRAIEKDFPNFQFNIALSEPLPEDNWTGYVGFIHQVVLDQYLSKHEAPEDIEYYLCGPPMMLSAVDKMLDSLGVPKEKIAFDDFGS
- a CDS encoding PKD domain-containing protein — its product is MKKHIFTTLLWVLGLWLIEARSVQAQTHFTGCKSNLRQVSVLVSSSAQLGVNGAGLPAGSEIAVFTPNGVCAGVGVWQNDPTSLLEIMVSEDADKSATPTQDGMINGDLMRFRIWDKATNVEYPESAVKATFSSDPSGNATFKYTLAPYFLSALIVMENGSTLAFSSTPITASTEGSAYAYDINTSGTSGTTRTVTAPTLPAWLTFTATGNGTGRLTGNPSDAQEGSHNVVLRVSDGSTSKEQAFTIVVANAAPVISSLTGTFSGVAGVNLSFSVSATDPGNDALSYSWNPGDGSGARTGNANFSHSYAASGKYNLSVTVTDGDGGSTTRTQEVTIGNTNSPPVFTSNAPLTIQEGSPYSYSITTNDGDSDPRIITAITKPVWLTLTDNGNGTATLSGTPNGTQTGAANVTLRVQDNKGGSAEQSFTITVNNTAPVITNLTGDFTGTVGVTMSFAGTATDAGNDPLGYTWDFGDGSPTQSGSPLTNVSKAYTTSGVFVLKLTVTDGKGGTTTRTQNITISGGSNSAPRFTSSPILAATEGSNYIYTISATDPDTGAALTITAITKPAWLTLTATGNGTSTLTGLPLDLNEGPNAVVLQVSDGTATDRQAFEVNVQNAPPVILAFTGNFSGTAGQSLSFVGTANDPGNDALTYRWDWGDGTPAQQAIDLKNVSHVWTVGGTYTLRLTVTDADGATATDTRTVTIGTVNAPPVFSSTPTTSVNEGNAYVYNITTTDGNNDARTITANQKPSWMTFRDNGDGTATLTGNPLDPEEGRYPVVLTVADGKGGSTEQRFEVSVLNMAPVITSFTGTFSGDVGVLLSFKGAATDAGKDELTYAWNWGDGTASSAGIDLTDAGHRYNNPGSYTLTLTVTDPDGGRAIETRTVVVGISNAPTFTSTPITTATEGTLYTYLITTTGGNGNPRNITATSKPAWLNLSATGNGTATLSGTPMDANEGTNNITLELTDGSKTTKQVFAINVLNAAPVIANITGDFTGQSGKELSYTAVATDPGNDAVTYAWNFGDGTPTGQGSSVKHTYSAPGTYTLVLTVTDIDNSAVTAIRTVIVEAVSQKADLSLAKTITNAQPTPGTTLSYTVTVTNNGPNAATGVQVQDILPNGITYILHTAGQTYNKENGIWYVGGLAVGASAALTLTVSVNTNVVDGQVITNVASIFKSDQTDGNVANNTASAQLSTRILQQDVDVVLSATISAGNVKPGDSVTQTFNVQNNGPGTAQNLALNINLPPEVQYKGLGTLSAGWSLVSQPGIGTYGGTVQLAAVSLGAGTPASLQITVGISPNASANTILSISSGVSLANNDNNPINNTNVTTIKVGSVQLPCNLLMSQVNNNAIPRQNERVDFTLVITNSSLGTQTGVRVFNKLPNGLAFVSTPTISVGAYNPTTGEWSIGTLAAGATATLVIRSQVVTAAKEPIVLTATATTSESCSVQATSSIAANETSSGENGGVESSGTQSHALSISDFEERLRRISTSPIEIAGTWLNNDWQPFAQPVINLAEMANLTEVQTAAGTSVLQPYVPTVGPENTFGKIVSPTWLAQQGVTNAREIYSLDYLTSNSLRFGSVLAIDSGTQLYDHTKYVCDRLGGAFLSEVQMITIENRPFVLGKLSQPDGKVDYAISFVAYETTAGATIDSRFTRMEYVIPAGTTRVLNFQVWAASIPAATALAKTILGNITSQRRNITYLNVTNRVPEVYIQSATYKNGQIALNIANTAGASSVTLSMAYRDLETKSVQQWATRSFTLSLNPGLETQTLTVPSGSFYDASIAIAPNAGAGRDELYLSDGQWSYYHPLNAGQTYSISPQPSYSPQAGTLVLERPATLSGYTPGTATNDWVSLFRYTKAGRQALDIARSQYKTFTFTASGTGNFQVEFFKAGMRNDWDQFRTGILTLSGTPRTFTVELSKLTRSGGGVFSGNDVEMIVFRMLGNGIQPTAYAINVKDLQFNGASVPIEEEVELPTAITLEQNYPNPFNPATQIRFATEKAQNITLKVYNLLGQEVATLVNGKVAAGEHQITFSANDLASGVYVYRLQAGDRLISRKMLLLK
- a CDS encoding FAD:protein FMN transferase; its protein translation is MKNVFLFFFLLGFAACKPQNVPVNELVELSGEAQGTTFSIRYADAAQRDFSKPLDSLFTAVNQSMSTWDTTSVISRINRDEPNVVIDPMFEAVFRKSLEVAENTDGAFDVSVGPLVRAWGFGFKKGETTMRPHKVDSLRALIGYKDLILSENKTIRKRSNMQIDFNAIAQGYTVDLVGRFLENKGIQNYMVELGGEVLTKGKKPDGTLWRIGIDKPTENEVEGRPLQAIVNLSNKALSTSGSYRKFYIRDGVKYSHTIDPQTGYPVKHNLLSVSVIADDCATSDAYATAFMVMGVEKTLAFIQGKPLDVYLIYGDEKGKLQVKMSDGFKKYLVE
- a CDS encoding glycosyltransferase family 4 protein, giving the protein MTASRPHILVHDYPGHAFPIDLSRALAKRGYPVTHAYTSAVESPRGTLSSDIPGLNVVNLGEGTPPVQKGNLIRRRFQEAAYGDVIRKLCDDIQPNLILSSNTPIEAQKKLLSWANHHDVPFVFWLQDIISIATKSILSDKLGPVGSIIGWHYGRIEAAMLRRSQHVVVIAEDFQDIIADWGVRDENISVIPNWAPIEQIPVLPHLNPFSEKLKLQDKFVVLYAGTLGLKHNPMLIAEAAQRLMEHKDIVFLVVSEGLSVDVLRRVKTERRLDNLQLLPFQPFEDFPYVLATGDVMLTLLEPDAGIFSVPSKVWSAFAAQRPSILVVPTVNLAAKITERHQTGVVLGNTDANALADAILALHNNPEQRKTLGQNARAYADAHFHVDKIADRFERIIQKLA
- a CDS encoding 4-phosphoerythronate dehydrogenase, with the translated sequence MKIIADENIPLLYQFFGELGEVVLLPGKAITADVVHDADALLVRSVTKVDADLLQKSAVKFVATATAGTDHVDLEWLRERKIGFAHAPGSNAESVVEYVLGALLHLCIFHETELRGKTVGVIGIGEIGKRLVPRLEAMGCIVLQNDPPRALTEAGNWTNLEDLLQQSDVVTFHVPMVKQGLFPTHYILNCQNFHLLKKGAWLLQVSRGGVVEEAALKTAAAQGQIGAFVLDVWENEPLFDPDLATMANLATPHIAGYSYDGKVNGTKMIYQAFLSFFKIPHVSMMIPTILAAENFTHDLPIRGFTEIQYLQMLTQKMYPILEDDKRFRELLGMQPEQRSSAFHKLRKNYPVRYAFSHYTLATTTPVLWQNAIAKGLCVRTPDLPT